In the genome of Sinorhizobium chiapasense, the window TTCAGCTTCCAGCATCGCATTCTCTCTCAGGCGCTTCATGAGCACAGATGTCCTGCGATCAACAAAGCGTTTCGTCAACCTTTCATGTAGCGCGTCGGACAATCGATCTTCAATTTCCCGCGTCTTTTCTTGCCAGTGTGTCGGATCGGCAAGCCATCCGGGCCGATTGGACACATAGGTCCAGGTCCTGATCTGCGCAATTCGCGCCGAAAGTGTGTCAATCTCGCCATCAGTGTGATCCGCGCGGCGGACCTGCTCGGCCATGAAGTCTTCGTTGACGGTGCCCTCGCGAACGAGATCGGCGTAGATCGTCGAAATCAGGTCCGCGTGCTGCGCCGGTGTTATGCGCCGGTAGTCGGGCAGGGCGCAGGCCTCCCAAAGCGTCTCGACCCGCTCGGCCGTGGTGGCAACGTCCACCACTTCAGGATAACGCATCAGGTGCTCCAGCGCCTGCTGGTCGACGGCCGGAAGGGCGCGCGTCAGACCGGCAACGGCCGGCGCCGCCTCGAGACTTTTCTTGAGCGCCTTCAACGAGGAATAGTCGACCGCCTTCGAGCGCCACTGCAGAACCTTGACCGGATCGAATTCGTGCGATTCCATCCGGTGCACGAGTTCGTTGTCGAAGGGATCGACGCGCCCGGTGACGCCGAACGTCCCGTCCCGCACATGCCGGCCTGCCCGCCCCGCGACCTGGGCGAGCTCTGCCGGGTTAAGATTGCGGTACTGGTAACCGTCGAACTTGCGATCCTGCGCGAAGGCGACGTGGTCGACGTCGAGATTGAGGCCCATGCCGATGGCATCGGTCGCCACAAGATATTCGACGTCACCCTCCTGGTAGAGCGCGACCTGGGCATTGCGGGTGCGCGGCGACAGCGCCCCGAGCACGACCGCGGCGCCGCCGCGCTGTCGCCGGATGAGCTCGGCGATGGCATAGACCTCATCAGCCGAGAAAGCGACAATCGCGGAACGATGCGGCAGCCGGGTGATCTTCTTCGACCCTGCATAAAGAAGCTGCGACAGGCGCGGCCGATCGATGATCGTGATCCCCGGCAGGAGCTGCTGGAGAATGGGCCGCATCGTCGCGGCACCGAGCAGCAGCGTTTCGCCGCGGCCGCGCAGATGCAGCAGCCTGTCGGTAAAGATGTGGCCGCGCTCCAGATCGGCGGAAAGCTGCACCTCGTCGATCGCGACGAACGACGCCGTCGTTTCGCGCGGCATGGCTTCGACCGTGCAGACCGAATAACGCGCGCGATGCGGGGTGATCTTCTCCTCGCCCGTGATCAGCGCGACGTTGTGGTGGCCCACCTTTTCGACCAGACGCGTATAGACCTCACGCGCGAGCAGACGCAGCGGCAGGCCGATGACTCCGCTGTCATGCGCAACCATGCGCTCGATCGCATAGTGGGTCTTGCCGGTGTTGGTTGGCCCGAGCACCGCGGTCACGCCACGGCCACTCAGGATCATGGATTGAAAGGACACTTCATCGATCCTGGGCATTCTCAACGCGCCGGCCCACTTTCGGGTGCCGGCGGGGAACACATGCCCACGCCGCGGGCCAAACGCAAGGGGCGCGGGCAATTAAAACTGCTTTCGGCCTTCTCCCCGAGCCATATTTTCGTGCCTCCGCATTAACACTCGGAACAGCGGTGGAACGAATCAGCGACGAATCGCTGACTCGCGTCGATTCACTGTATGTTCACGGCTATATCTAGATTACCGCGGCAAGAGTCGCACCATATGCTGAATCTGCCGGAACATCGCGCAAACGAATGCCGTCGGCGCCGTTAACTTTCCCTTCCAGAGCGTTAACCGCCATCAAGGATTCGGAATCCAAGACTCTGGAAAGTTTGGAAAATTTTAACTCAGATTCGTTTTCGGAGTCGGCGAATCAAGGAATAAGAATCGTCGCATTAACCTTTCGATCAAAGCCGGAACGAATCGGCGACGAATCGCAGACACGACAGTTTTCCCGTTTTGTTCACCACAACATATGGTATCTCTGGTGCCCGCGGATCAATAGAATCGCGGTTCGATTTTTCGCAATCCGGGCATCGCAAGGCGACGTCATTAACAATTGCATCCCGCCGGCGACCTCCGCTGCCGCAAACAAAAACGGCGCCCGTGAAGGCGCCGCGAGTGATGATATTGTCTTGACGTCGGGGTCAGGCGAAGAACTGGCCGCCATTTGCCGAAATCGTCGAACCTGTGATGAAGCCGGCATCGTCCGATGCCAGGAACACGACGCAGCGTGCGATTTCTTCCGGTTCACCGAGGCGCCCGACCGGAATCTGCGGAATGATCCGTTCGTTGAGCACCTTTTCCGGCACGGCCCTGACCATCTCCGTGCCGATGTAACCCGGGCAGATTGCGTTGACGGTGACGCCTTTGGCCGCCCCTTCCTGGGCGAGTGCCTTGGTGAAGCCGAGATCACCCGCCTTCGCCGCAGAATAGTTCGCCTGGCCCATCTGCCCTTTCTGACCGTTGATCGAGGAGATATTGATGACGCGCCCGAAGCCGCGGTCGCGCATGCCCGACCAGAGCGGATGCGTCATGTTGAAGAGGCCGGTCAGATTGGTGCTGATCACTTCGCCCCATTGTTCCGGCGTCATCTTGTGAAACATCGCGTCACGAGTGATGCCGGCATTGTTGACGAGAATGTCGATCGGCCCGAGATCGGCCTCCACCTTGGCGATGCCCTCGGCGCAGGCCTGATAGTTGGAGACATCCCACTTGTAGACGGGGATGCCGGTTTCCTGCTTGAAGGCCTGGGCCTTCTCGTCGTTGCCGGCATAGTTTGCGGCCACCCTGTAGCCTGCCGCTTTCAGAGCCACCGAAATGGCCGCACCGATGCCGCGGGATCCACCCGTAACCAACGCTACCCTGCTCATGCTCGCCTCCCACAAGATTGGTTTCAATTTTGCATAGATAACCCGTATATGCCCCGGCCTGCAGCATGCAGTGGCCGGGCCACATGTGCTCGATCAATTTTGCGGATGTCACACAGGAACAGCAGGCCAGCGGACCGGCGAATGCACCGGAAAACTGTTCGGCCGGCCTGCTGCATAGGATTGTGGCCGGCTACAGCCGCTCGACGCACATGGCGACACCCATGCCGCCACCGATGCACAAGGTGGCAAGGCCCTTGGAAACGCCGCGCCGCTTCATCTCGAAGAGCAATGTGTTGAGAACGCGGGCACCGGAGGCGCCGATCGGATGGCCGATGGCGATCGCGCCGCCATTGACGTTGACGATCGACGGATCCCAGCCGAGGTCCTTGTTGACGGCACAGGCCTGTGCGGCGAAGGCTTCGTTCGCCTCCACGAGCTCGACGTCGCCGACGGACCAGCCGGCCTTCTCCAGCGCCTTGCGCGAGGCCGGGATCGGCCCCGTCCCCATGATCTGCGGATCGACGCCGGCCGTCGCCCAGGAAACGATGCGGGCAAGCGGCTGGATGCCGCGCTTTTCCGCCTGCGCTTCGGTCATCAAAAGCGTTGCAGCCGCACCGTCATTCAGGCCGGAGGCGTTTCCGGCGGTCACCGTCCCCTCCTTGTCGAAGGCGGGGCGGAGCTTGGCCATGGAATCGAGCGTTGCACCGTGGCGGATATATTCGTCCTGGTCGACGGTCACGTCGCCCTTGCGGGTCTTGACGATGAAGGGCACGATCTCGTCGACGAAGCGGCCGGCCTTCTGTGCGGCTTCGGCCTTGTTCTGCGAAGCGAGCGCAAATTCATCCTGCTCCTCGCGGGTAAGCTGCCACTTGCGCGCGACGTTCTCGGCGGTGATGCCCATGTGATAGCCGTAGAAGGCGTCGGTCAGGCCGTCCTTGATCATCGTGTCGATCATCTTGAAGTCACCCATCTTCACGCCACCGCGAAGGTGCGCACAATGCGGCGCCATCGACATCGACTCCATGCCGCCGGCCACGATGATATCCGCATCGCCGGCGACGATCTGCTGCATGCCGAGCGCCACGGCGCGCAGGCCCGAACCGCAAAGCTGATTCATGCCCCAAGCCGTCTTTTCCTGCGGGACGCCTGCCTTCATCGCGGCCTGGCGGGCCGGGTTCTGCCCTTCGCCGGCGGCAAGAACCTGGCCGAGGATCACCTCGTCCACCTCTCCCGCGTCGACGCCAGCCCGCTCGAGCACCGCCTTGATGGCGCCGGCACCCAACTCGTGCGCAGGAGTGTTGCCGAAGGCACCGTTAAAGGATCCGACGGCGGTGCGAGCCGCGCTGGCGATCACGACGGAGGGATTGCTCATGGGACGTTTCCTCATATTTCGTTTGCCTGATGTAGCCAGACTGGCAAAGCCTTGAGCGCAAGTCAAACGCCTTGATGCGCTGCCGCAAAAGCTTCACGTTTCGCGCGGTTACCATATTTCGCAGGTGCGTCGCCGCATTGCACAAATAGATTGTCAGAGCCTCGATTTTGCGGATACTCTAAAAAATACAATAAAGACGGGACGATGGGTAAGAGGAGACCCTGATGGCGAAGAATGAAGGCCAGATCGTTATCAAGAAATATGCGAACCGGCGCCTCTACAATACGGGCACCAGCACTTACGTGACCCTCGACGACCTGGCAGTGATGGTAAAGAAGGGTGAGGAGTTCGTGGTACAGGACGCGAAGTCCGGCGAAGACATCACCCACTCCGTGTTGACGCAGATTATTTTCGAGCAGGAATCGAAGACCGGCAACACGCTTTTGCCGATTTCCTTTCTACGCCAGCTGATCTCCTTCTATGGCGACCAGATGCAGATGGTGGTGCCGAGCTATCTCGAACACTCGATGCAGGCCTTCACCGAACAGCAGGCGCAGATGCGCGAGCAGATCAACAAGGCGTTCGGCGACACGCCGCTTGGCAAGAACCTGCAAGTGCCGCTGCAACTGGTCGAGGAGCAAGTGCGACGCAACACCGAAATGTTCCATCAGGCCATGCAGATGTTCTCGCCCTTCATGGCCGCCCCGCCGGCCAAGGAAACAAAGAAGGCCGAGGCCAAGGATATCGACGAGCTCAAAGAACAGTTGCGCGCCTTGCAAACTAAGCTCGACAATCTCGGTTAGCAGTAAAATCCCTCGCCAAACCTGATTACCCCTCCCCACCCCCTCGCCACAACGGGGAGGGGCTAATTTGCCGCGCCCTTCACGCATGATCCAATTCGTCACCACTTGTGGCGACGTTGAATTGGGCGGAGCGGTGACGCACAAGCCTCTCCCCCTTGTGGGGAGGGGTTGGGGAGGGGTTATTCGGGCCACGGCACCAAAAGAAAAAGGGCCGGCAAAGCCGGCCCTCGAACTTCATCCGCGAACGGCAACGCTTATGCGTTTTCCTTCGGCGTCAGGACCTGGCGACCGCGGTACATGCCGGTCTTCAGATCGATGTGGTGCGGACGACGCAGTTCGCCGGAGTTCTTGTCTTCGATGTAGGTCGGAGCCTTGAGGGCGTCAGCGGAACGGCGCATGCCACGCTTGGACGGGCTCGTTTTTCTTTTCGGTACAGCCATTTCATTCTCCACTTATCGGGCAAAACACTGTTCAGCAGCCGAAAATGGCCGGGTCAAACAGATGTCGATCTCGGAAATTTCGCGCGCTTATACATGGCCAACCACGGTTTGACCAGTCCCCGACCGCAATTTTTCGAGTCGGCGCGGGACGAGGAAAAGTGTGAAGCGGTTTTCCGCCCGCGTCCCGCACCAATTCAAGAGCTCAGGCCTCGTCTTCCGGCACGATCCATGGCTCCGCTCTTGCAGCCACTTCCCACTCCTTAAAGGCCGGGTGCGTCTTGACGGCATCCATATAGGCGAGCGTGGCGGGATCTGTCACCAGTTCGTAGACATCAAAACGGTTGACAACCGCGGCAAACATCGCGTCTGCCGCGCTGAAGCGGCCGAAGAGAAACGGCCCGCCGGAGCGCGCGATCGATTCCCGCCAGATCTCTTCGATGCGGGCGACGTCGGCCTGGACATCGTCCGGCAGCTCGATCGCCCTGCGCGGCCGGCGGATATTCATCGGGCAGGCGCCGCGCAGCGCCCGAAAGCCGGACAGCATCTCCATCGAATAGCTGCGGGCGCGGGCGCGATCCTCGCGGTTTTCAGGCCAGAGTC includes:
- a CDS encoding glutathione S-transferase family protein, which produces MTKLVLYIGNKNYSSWSLRPWLALEACGIPFEDVVIPFDFPAGNPRFREISPTGRVPVLHHGDVRVWESLAIIEYVAELFPEAGLWPENREDRARARSYSMEMLSGFRALRGACPMNIRRPRRAIELPDDVQADVARIEEIWRESIARSGGPFLFGRFSAADAMFAAVVNRFDVYELVTDPATLAYMDAVKTHPAFKEWEVAARAEPWIVPEDEA
- the phaR gene encoding polyhydroxyalkanoate synthesis repressor PhaR, with translation MAKNEGQIVIKKYANRRLYNTGTSTYVTLDDLAVMVKKGEEFVVQDAKSGEDITHSVLTQIIFEQESKTGNTLLPISFLRQLISFYGDQMQMVVPSYLEHSMQAFTEQQAQMREQINKAFGDTPLGKNLQVPLQLVEEQVRRNTEMFHQAMQMFSPFMAAPPAKETKKAEAKDIDELKEQLRALQTKLDNLG
- the rpmF gene encoding 50S ribosomal protein L32, with protein sequence MAVPKRKTSPSKRGMRRSADALKAPTYIEDKNSGELRRPHHIDLKTGMYRGRQVLTPKENA
- a CDS encoding acetyl-CoA C-acetyltransferase, whose protein sequence is MSNPSVVIASAARTAVGSFNGAFGNTPAHELGAGAIKAVLERAGVDAGEVDEVILGQVLAAGEGQNPARQAAMKAGVPQEKTAWGMNQLCGSGLRAVALGMQQIVAGDADIIVAGGMESMSMAPHCAHLRGGVKMGDFKMIDTMIKDGLTDAFYGYHMGITAENVARKWQLTREEQDEFALASQNKAEAAQKAGRFVDEIVPFIVKTRKGDVTVDQDEYIRHGATLDSMAKLRPAFDKEGTVTAGNASGLNDGAAATLLMTEAQAEKRGIQPLARIVSWATAGVDPQIMGTGPIPASRKALEKAGWSVGDVELVEANEAFAAQACAVNKDLGWDPSIVNVNGGAIAIGHPIGASGARVLNTLLFEMKRRGVSKGLATLCIGGGMGVAMCVERL
- the phbB gene encoding beta-ketoacyl-ACP reductase, coding for MSRVALVTGGSRGIGAAISVALKAAGYRVAANYAGNDEKAQAFKQETGIPVYKWDVSNYQACAEGIAKVEADLGPIDILVNNAGITRDAMFHKMTPEQWGEVISTNLTGLFNMTHPLWSGMRDRGFGRVINISSINGQKGQMGQANYSAAKAGDLGFTKALAQEGAAKGVTVNAICPGYIGTEMVRAVPEKVLNERIIPQIPVGRLGEPEEIARCVVFLASDDAGFITGSTISANGGQFFA